The window ACCTGTCAGCTGAAAGCAGCTCCCCGGGGGACAGTccttgaaaaagaaaattctggaagCAGGTTTGTAGAGCCGTCATATGAAGTCCCTGCCTCCTGAAGACACACCTGCATGAGGGCCGTCCAGCTGGAAGGGAGGCACCCAAGCCAACACAAAAGGCACACCAAGCTCCAGCAGGAGGACATTGCCTCCGTAAAGGGTATGGCCACTGCATGAGCCCTTGCTGAGCCTTCTGTAGGTCCTCAAGTACCCAAAGACACACCCAGGGGATCACATGGGTGAGCTTTGGCCAACCTGCCATACACACTAGAGGTCTGTGTCAGTGCCAATACAGAAAAATGGGGCTGGCTGCTTTGAAAAGGCGGCCTTCGGATAAGCACTCCTAACAGGCTCCCTTACTTTCCTAATGACCATGTTATCAAAAAGCAGGCCCCACCTTGACTGGATGCGGTCTCCTGGGTTGTAGAAGGGGTTGCACATCACGTCTGTGTAAGAGTTATGCAGCTTCCGGAACATCTAAAAAAAGAACCGGACACAGTTTAGATGAGCGCGCACGGGCCTGCTGCATTCCCAGTGAGGAAAGGGAAGGGCGAACGCCCACCTCAACCCTCTGCACTTACACTGCGGATCTCATTGTCTCGAAGGGCCGTGTTGGAGGAGTCCACCACCATGACAAATTTCACCTTGGAATTGGTCACATAGCCGTATCTGTGTGGCTGGTTAAAGGAGCAAGCTTTGACACAGAGGCTGTATGACtgcatatctcacacacacacacacacacacacaccccacatacacatcacacaacacacacacaagcttcgACACAGAGGCTGTATGGCTGTATGACTGCatacgacacacacacacaggttgtaTGACTGcatacaacacagacacacacagacacacacacacaagcttcgACACGGAGGCTGTATGACTGCatacgacacacacacacaagttgtaTGACTGcatacaacacagacacacacagacacacacacacacacacaagcttcgACACGGAGGCTGTATGACTGCATACGACACACACACAGGTTGTATGACTGCATacaacacagacatatacacacactcacacacacacacacacacacacacacacacacacgtgcacatgcgcGAATCACAACCAAGAGCCTGCGAGCTGGGAGAACCTTGGGACCGCTCATTTCAGAGAAGCCCAACAGCTGGAATGGAGGCGGGGCCCAGGCTCAGCAGCAGCCACGCGGGTGTGCGCCTGAACTGGGAATAGCTCAGCCTCTCTCTGCACTGATCCTGGGCCTGGGATCTTAACTTTTGCCAAAGTGTTAGCATGGTGACTCCTACGCCAATCTCACTGGGGATAGGCTACGATTAGTGCCCATGCAAATGTCCTTGGACTCTATGGTCTTAGTAATTCATGCAAAAGGAATGGCCAAGAGTTTACAGTGTCACCTGAGACTGAGCCTAACGACAATATCATGAAACAACTGCCCTTGATTCAAAGTCTGTGGCCTCTAGTGAGCACAGAGAAGCCCGTATCCCCACTAGGTCAACGTGCACCCTCCTGAATCCTTGGCTTTGTTTTTCCCAGTGActctttcaattaaaaaatctGTTAGCGTCACCTGCCTGCCTGACCAGCTGAAACGCCCACACTTTCTCTTTGCCAGCATTTCCTCCCAGGCCCCACTCTGGGAGTGTAGGACCGGTGCTGACTCTGCAGGGGTGGATACACCTTGTAGTCCTCGGTTGGGTAGAGCAGGCCCAGGTACAGCTCCCTCTGGTCCACTAGTGCTTTTCCCATGGCCGAGATCTTCTCATCCACCACATCCAGAGACGTGTGCACCATGTAGTGGAACTTGAGCTCATTCTCTGTGGGAGTGCTTCGGATGTACAGGGGGTAATTCTGCAGGAAGAGATGGAGACCCGCCTAGTGAGCTCCGGCTCTGAGGACAATGTCAAAGCACTCCTGAGGTTGTCCTCAGCCTGCCATCGGCTCGACTTCTCTAAGATCCACTGCTTGATGCACTGTGGCAGGCTGTCTTCGGGGGCATAACCTAAGCTAAGGACTGTGCGCTGTCTGCAGAGGGGACTAAGGAGATAGAACTGGGTGGCGTGGCTCTTGCCTGATATGCACAGGGCCCTAAGTCTAATTCCCagtagcaaaaagaaaaacaatattggACTAGAGATGTAGCTCGGTGCTGGAGAGCTTGAGTCGCAGCATTGAGCCCCAGTTCTCGCACCTGTaccagaaaggaggaagaagaggaagagaggacgGAAGCAGGAGAGGCGAATGCACAGGGGCAGGAAGTGAGCAGAAAGGACGCCAGAACAGCAACTTTAACACAGCCTAACATACCCTGAGACACCTCTTCCTAGGATCATCTCTGCCTCAACCAACCACCAACACACTCTGTCCCGTCATCCCAACAGCAGGGACACTTGCTAGTTCTTAATGTGCCACACTAGGGCAGTGGTCTGTTTCTCGGTGCTTCGAGCCTCATCTGGAATCTTCGCCTCTACACATCTGACCATCCTAAGCCCACAGTCAAAAGTTCCACTCCTGGCCTCCCTCATTCACATTTCACTCTGTCCAGAAAACCTCCTGGTTTTCTAAAATTGAATGAGTCTCCAAATCGAGACATTTAAACACAGATACTGGACTTCCTCGTGAATTTATCAAAGCAGCAGTTGCTCTTTTAACTGAGTTTTGATTTTGGTGGGCTTATTGGGGGTATAACTCCCTCTTTCATACTGACAGCTACACAGCAGCCTAATCCCTAATGGCAGGTCTCAGGGAAAGTCCGGTAGGTAACAGGCTTCAGACAACAGGATACTGTGGACGTCTGGAGCTGTCTTAGCATCTATAAACAGCTTTCCAGAAAGAAATGGATTATACGTTGGCCAGCAAGGAGATGACAGTTGGAAAGAGAGGATACAAAGGGGAGAGGCACGCTGTCTAGCGGTTTGCAGGCCTTCACAGTGGTTGGAGTAGGAGGGTGCAAAAGGCACGAAGACAAGCACTTGGATTCTACGCTGACTCGAGCCGCGCCAGGCTTATATTTAAATATCACCGGCTGGGTGGCCTGGGGACAGAAAGACCGGACGCAAGAACGCGTAGAGCGAAGGAAGAAAGGCTGCAGCGACCGGCTAAGCTTCCCAGTGGATCTCAAAAAGCCCAGAGGCCTGCAAGCTGGCGGCAGGTACGCGGCGGACGGCTGTCAGCTGTCAGCGAGAGCGAGCAGGAAGGATCCTGATCTGGTTGAGGCTTGGAGCTCAGAGTTGAGAAGATCAAGAGCATGTCTGAAAGGAGGCCCGCCGCCCGCCCCCCGCCGCCCGCCACTCCCAGCTTCACACGCACCTCCTTGGCGATCACCGCGATGCACACCGCCATATTGGCAGGCCGTGCGCCGCATCATGTGACCCGATGGGGGCAGGCCCCGCCCATTCCCCCTCCCGTCATGGATCAGACCCCGCCTCTCTCTATCCTGGCTCCTCCCTGCCCTTCTGGTCCGCCCTTGGTCCCGCCCCTTTCCCATAAGGCCAAACCCACTCGTCTTGTCATTCCTGCGGCCTAGGCCCCacctttccctcttctttcctcctgggCCCTGCCCCTCCTCTCATTCTGCCACCAGGGCCCGCCCTACAGTCCAAAAGGAACCGCGGCGGACTTGAGACTGGGTTTTGGGTCTGTCTCGGGACCTTGGTTTGCTATGGTCGCCTGTACCACAGCGATCAGGgcccagcagctgctgctggtaCTGAGTGCTCTGGGACTCTTGGCCGCAGGTGCTCCGCAGCCCCCCAACATCGTGCTACTGCTCATGGACGATGTAAGTGGGGCCGCGCGGCGGGGGGGACACGGAAGACACAGGGCAGCCACAGCGGAAGAGCAGTGACCCGAGGGAGGCTCAGGCCCCAGTGTCACATCTTTCACTGTTTTCGCAGTGGGGGTAGGTGTTCAGGGAGGCTGTTTTCTTCTTACTTCCCCTCCTGGGAGGGGGGCTGACATTTCCCTCCCCTCAACAGGTGGCCCTGCCTCGGTGCACACCTCCAGCCTGACCTCTGGGAGAACTCTGACCAAAGTCAGGCATGGAATGCCACCTGGGAGAGGTGTGCAGCCTGTGGTCATTTATGGATTCTGCCCTGGGGCAGATCTCCCTCAGCGTTTCTGTCTGAGGAATCTGTCTCCTAGAAGTGACATGAAAGCTTAGAAATCAGTCGTGTAGAACACTAGATCAGTTAGAACTATCCAAACTGGACTGGACCCTGTCTTCCTCGAAGTCTCAGCCTGCCAGCCCCAGCACCCCCAGACACACACTAGAGTGGCACCTGTCGGCTATTGTTAGAATCACAGACATATCTAGTTCAGGCTGATTTGGAACAAATCAGAGGCTAATAACCTGCAAAGGCTAATTAATAGTCAAACCTGCCCTCTGCAGGGCCTTCAGACCTGTGCTGATCCACACTTACCTCCTCAAAAAGGGGAAAGGGATGCTGTCTCGTGGTCTGTGGGCCCACGGAATGGAGAGGGGGTGCCACGTATGTGAAATAAGTTGGATTTTAGAGACTTagtaggagaaaaagaaacatccCACTTGATAAACATTAAGTTAGTGATTCTTtattatgaagaaaaatatataccTATAAAGTCCTGTACATAAGTCCCACCACCATAGAAACCCTTTCCGGCTTCTGGTTGCTGAGAGCAGATTTTGCACAGTAATGAGCACtactgactatatatatatatgtgtgtgtgtgtgtgtgtgtgtgtgtgatgccctTCAGTATTAAGTCCTTTGAGAACCAAATCACAcaggtttggtttgtttgtttccactGATGTGTTTGATCCAGAGATGCTGACTACAGGCTTGTCTGACAGTTTTCTGCCCTTTTCCAAAAGACAGCCTGTGAGGAGAGGTCTTCTCTGACACCCCCTCAGGCTATGAAGAATGTTGAACTCATAGACTTCTGGATAACTGAGTTAGGTAAATGCTCTCTTAGCCTTCCTTTTTTTTACGtccttacttttgttttgtttgtctgtttgctctCCTGcttactttgtttttgagacagggtcttgctaggtAGTGtcggctagcctgaaactcactctgtggcccaagcaggcctcaaattcaaggcaatcctcctgccttggcctccccagtgctgggattacaagcacgaGCCACCACACCTAAAGACCTGCTTTTCTGGCGTGGTGACTAGAAACTATAGTTACATGTAAGACGACTTACAGTGCATTTCCATTGGGCAGCCCCAGATGAGCAGAGAGATTTTAGGTAACTGAATGTGACCAGTAATGATTGCTTTATCTGAAGGTGGTTTACTAGGAACTACCACCTCAGGTACTCTGGATAGCCTAGGGCTGTGGCTGGAAGGTTCTTTGGAGCCGAATCCCAGAGCATTCTACAAAACCTGGGTGTTGTCACGTAGAGACTTTTGATAAAAGTAATGGAAAAGGAGCTCAGTTGACTTCAGAACTGGAAATCCCTGGCATTGCCAACCAGACAGCAGGGTGCTCTGCTTTGAAGCAGGGAAGCTCCAGGCTTCCCCTTTCCTAAGGCTGTGCTGTCTGTAAGCTGACCCCTGGGAGCCCCGTGTCAGCCTCATGACAGCCCTAGGCACTGCCCAGCTCACCTAGCCTGCTGTTAGCAATCTTAGTGGGACAAAGGACCTACTTCTGGGCCAAGCataaggtgggggagggaagactATCCCGGACTGTCCAGCAGGGTAGTTGGAGCCCATCTCTTGAAAGGACACCTGTGTAGGGAGGCCTCCTGGGTTTATTCTTGACCTACTCCAGGTTGCCTGTGCCAGAAGAGGCAGGGATACCAGATGGTGAGAAAAGTCCTGAGGTGCTTCCTAGGCGGCAGATAAGAAGGTAGAGCCTCAACAGCCCAGGAGCCTCCAAACTAGTGCCTTCAATACAAACCCCTCCCTCTGGCCCTCTATTGCTGCCTTCGCCTGGCGGATCATGTCTGAGGCTGCAAcaggtgcttgtgtgtgtctggCTTCCCAAGGGTGCAGGGCCCCCTTGGCACTGCCTCACACTTAAATTCTCAAACTTGTTACAGGGTTACAAGTTCAAGGATTGTCACTGACTTTAGACTGGTTGACCATGGTCCTGTCCTACTAGTCATATTGTGAATGAGTGTCCCCAGGCATGTTCTAGGTAAACCCTGTTCCCTGAGTCCCTTGGGGGCCAGGGTGGGGTGCTTCCCAGCTGCctgcagaggagaggaggagtcagaggagggagggagtcagGCCACGCTCAGGGACATTTAGCTGCTCTGACTGACTAGCAATTGGGGggctttttttatttatacaagttTCACAGAACTAAAGCAGACTAATGATTATCAAAAAAGCACAGatcatgtgtttgtttatttataacaTGTCCAGGGTTACAAGTTCAGTTACAATTaggaaatacaaacagaaaaggttttttttttaagatttacttatttattatatgtaagcacactgtagttgtttttagacacaccagaagagggcatcagattttatcacagatggttgtgagtcaccatgtggttgctgggatttgaactcagggcttttggaagagcagtcagtgctcttaccgctgagccatctctccagacccagaacagattttattcttttttttttttttttttttttttttttttttttttttgccactggTGACTTTGTTACATGATTATtacattcaaataaaaattaaaattaaaatttggtcGAGAGGCTGGAGCCAGAATCTGAGAGTACTGCTCCCGTCCCTAGACTCCCTGGCCAAGTCATCTCCACTAATGAGCTTGACTCTACCCAGTTCTTCAATACTTGTATCTGTAGCATGGACATTGCCTCTGTTCCCGCTGGAGCTATGGGCTCCGGGCACTGGGGCTGTGGTGAGAGCCCCACGGACACCCGTGGCCTGGAGGACTGTGTTGGAACCCTTGGCCAATTTGCACTGCTCAGCCACCCCTGGCGAA of the Apodemus sylvaticus chromosome 21, mApoSyl1.1, whole genome shotgun sequence genome contains:
- the Trappc2l gene encoding trafficking protein particle complex subunit 2-like protein yields the protein MAVCIAVIAKENYPLYIRSTPTENELKFHYMVHTSLDVVDEKISAMGKALVDQRELYLGLLYPTEDYKVYGYVTNSKVKFVMVVDSSNTALRDNEIRSMFRKLHNSYTDVMCNPFYNPGDRIQSRAFDTMVTSMMVQVC